The following are encoded together in the Gouania willdenowi chromosome 14, fGouWil2.1, whole genome shotgun sequence genome:
- the LOC114475303 gene encoding jhy protein-like, whose translation MEDIVERNKKTLGRKTTQSGSYMVKHALKEETLHAVKKVCAALEETLHPAGQEDVSVPMLRLQQKTQQMQIRSSAETKVHHQSKGNEEQHKEQPGTSFSVLVDTAAHEERPSRFPSKIHDNVHVNTPSHLLLPPKQTRQDSMINLKSLNDHSSWNSVPDLVLCSESQRFNHKVSPHKSRNWQQPNNHGGRPEKCQRALEMEREHQRWNPNDETCTPQHVMTPVTSLSESMSSFTVLPPIEDVKRGSCDDDDAQSTAQPMQRCSSEGYLVKMEKQRQIQARVAHKHHAEKMEGQTVRLKGFDNQKKRISRFPVTAAKGSDGKDKNVSRTKALEYAKTIAKPTRQTKQRQKEQSNRRIEHALYQEGVDTSQLATLEFYIKRHEEEKKAVALFRKA comes from the exons aTGGAGGATATCGTTGAACGCAACAAGAAAACATTGGGGCGGAAAACAACTCAGTCAGGTTCTTACATGGTGAAACATGCACTTAAAGAGGAGACGCTGCATGCTGTGAAAAAG GTTTGTGCAGCTCTTGAGGAGACGTTGCATCCAGCAGGTCAAGAGGACGTTTCTGTTCCTATGCTCAGACtgcaacagaaaacacagcagatGCAGATACGTTCAAGTGCAGAAACCAAG gTCCACCACCAAAGCAAAGGAAACGAAGAACAGCACAAGGAACAACCTGGCACGTCGTTTTCTGTCCTCGTGGATACAGCTGCACATGAAGAAAGACCGAGTCGTTTTCCCTCGAAGATCCACGACAACGTCCACGTTAATACTCCCTCCCATCTCCTCCTTCCACCCAAACAAACAAGGCAGGATTCCATGATCAACCTCAAGTCCTTGAATGATCATAGTTCATGGAATTCCGTGCCCGACCTTGTTTTATGCTCAGAAAGTCAGCGTTTTAATCACAAAGTATCTCCTCATAAGTCACGGAACTGGCAACAGCCCAACAATCATGGTGGCCGCCCTGAAAAATGCCAAAg gGCGTTGGAAATGGAAAGGGAACACCAAAGGTGGAACCCAAATGATGAAACGTGTACACCACAGCACGTCATGACACCAGTGACGTCCTTATCTGAAAGCATGAGCTCCTTCACAGTGCTGCCTCCAATAgaagacgtgaaaagaggaagctgtgatgatgatgatgctcagAGCACGGCTCAACCCATGCAGAGATGCAGCTCGGAGGGTTACCTGGTGAAGATGGAGAAACAAAGGCAGATTCAAGCAAGAGTCGCGCACAAG CACCATGCTGAGAAAATGGAAGGACAGACGGTGCGTTTGAAAGGGTTTGACAACCAGAAGAAAAGGATAAGTAGGTTTCCCGTTACTGCTGCCAAAGGCTCGGACGGAAAAGACAAGAATGTTTCCAGGACAAAG GCTTTGGAATACGCCAAGACTATAGCCAAACCCACTCGCCAAACCAAACAAAGACAGAAGGAACAATCCAACAGACGAATAGAGCACGCTTTGTACCAGGAAGGAGTTGATACCTCTCAGCTTGCAACACTGGAATTTTATATAAAACGgcatgaagaagaaaagaaggcTGTTGCACTGTTTAGAAAAGCCTGA
- the LOC114476100 gene encoding brain-specific homeobox protein homolog, protein MMSLNYASAAPQRSTSFFIEDILLHKPKPLRDVLPSPFCGPLASRMPLLEYGYPLMPTPILAPHPHHALHKPEHHQYFFTSGMQMPALFQHHGDLPGKHCRRRKARTVFSDSQLSGLEKRFEVQRYLSTPERVELATALSLSETQVKTWFQNRRMKHKKQLRKAQDDRKTPGESGENSSESDLTERGPEELKRVLEPVSFLLEERDQDEDEDDVDIEDDVCSPDHLL, encoded by the exons ATGATGAGTCTGAATTACGCGTCTGCGGCTCCTCAGAGGTCCACGTCGTTCTTCATCGAGGACATCCTGCTGCACAAACCCAAGCCGCTCAGAGATGTGCTGCCCTCGCCTTTCTGCGGGCCCCTGGCCTCCAGGATGCCCCTGCTGGAGTACGGATACCCGCTGATGCCCACCCCCATCCTGGCCCCGCATCCGCACCACGCGCTGCACAAGCCCGAGCATCACCAGTACTTCTTCACCTCAG GGATGCAGATGCCGGCCCTGTTCCAGCACCACGGGGACCTACCGGGGAAGCACTGCAGACGGAGGAAGGCCCGCACCGTGTTCTCCGACTCCCAGCTCTCCGGCCTGGAGAAGCGCTTTGAGGTCCAACGGTACCTGTCCACACCGGAGAGAGTGGAGCTGGCCACGGCCCTCAGCCTGTCCGAGACCCAG GTGAAAACCTGGTTCCAGAACCGTCGGATGAAGCATAAGAAGCAGCTGAGAAAAGCCCAGGATGACCGTAAAACACCGGGGGAGTCCGGGGAGAACTCCAGTGAGAGCGACCTGACGGAGCGGGGACCGGAGGAGCTGAAACGGGTTCTGGAACCGGTCTCTTTTCTGCTGGAGGAACGGGACCAGGACGAAGACGAAGACGATGTGGACATAGAGGACGACGTTTGTTCACCGGATCATTTACTATAG